The Desulfurococcus sp. genomic interval GCTGTGAGGGCCGAGAACTATGGTTCATGGGTACACGACATGTACTACCCGCTTTCAGCCTTCGCTAGATACGATCTCGTATGGGAGGACCCTGATGCCCCAGTAGTTGATACTGGTGTAGCAGGGGTAAAGAATGACCCCAACACTATGGTGATAGCTACCATAGGATGGCCTGACACATTCGATCCAGCTAAATCCTACGAGTCTTTCGGCTGGGAGCTATTCTGGCAAATATACTCGAAGCCTGTAACCTACTACTACGAGAACACTGAGCCGGAGCCAGAGCTCGCTGTAGCATGGGCTTTCAGCAGCGATGAGACAGAACTATACCTCATTATTAGAGGAGGTGTTGTAGCATACGATCCATGGAATAACAAGACGTATCCAATAGACGCTACAGACGTGTTATTCAGCATCTGGAGGGTTGCTAGACTTAACCTACCTGGAGGACCCTCATGGATGGTCTCCGACTTCATAGATGTTAATGCATCCCAGGTTCTAAGTGAGGATGAGTTCGAGCAGATAGCGAGCAGTGGATTGAAGACTGTGTATCATGGTGAGTTAAAGACTGTTTCAAGCTTAAGTGAGCTGCTATCAATCTTCAACTATACTGGTAGCACAGCTGGAGTCGTTAAGTTTAAGCTGAAATTCCCGTACCCGCCGATACTCCATATATTCACAACAGCTGTTGGCAGCATTATCCCAATGGAGTATGCTCTAGGAGACAAGTACCAGCAGGCACTAGCTGACAGCAACAACGGTAAGAACCCGAGTGCGTGGGCTAAATACGTTATTGAGGGAGAAGATGATGCTACCTATAAGCTACTAAGGGATAAGCCTGTGAGCACTGGCCCCTACTATATAGCCGACTACAAGGAGGACAGCTATATCCTGCTGAAGCTCAACCCATACTACTGGAATGCCACAATGTGGTATGAGCTCTACGGGTTCAGGCCATGAGCCCTGTACCCCCTATATATCTTTTTTAATTTCTCACTCATACTCTCCCTATGACGTCCAGCTCAGGGGATCCAGATGGGGCTTGGCAGGTTTCTTGTTAGAAGGGTGTTTACATTCATACCTACAGTTATAGGTGTGCTCTTCATAACCTACATTATAGCCTATGCTATTCCAGCCGACCCTGTGCGAGCTTGGATTGGAGAGAAAAACATGAATCCTGAGGCCCTTGAGCAGATCCGCGTTAAGTATAGGTTTGATGCACCCTGGTATGAGCAGTTTGCGTTTCTCGTTGGAAGCCTCCTCTCAGGTAACCTAGAAGACCCGGTTCTTCACAGAAATGTTTTCGATGAATTATTCTACAGGTTCCCTATAACAGTTGAAGTAGCAATTGTCGGCTTTCTCTTCACAGTTATCATAGGAATACCATTAGGCTTCATAGCAGCCTTGAAGAAGGATACATGGGTAGACTTCCTTGTAAGAGTATTTGCTTTAGTTGGCAGCTCGCTACCAGCCTTCGTTCTCTACTACTTCCTAATACTATTCCTCTTCACATACCTCCATACAACAGTTCTAGCTGGAATACCCTTCCCCTCCAAAGCCTGCATGTCAACTCTTTCAGCTCTACCAGGAAGGATACCAGTTCTCGGCCACTTAGTTTCAGCTATTGGAAGCGTACCTATGTTTGGTGCAGCCATGTGTGGCGAGTGGAGCGTGGTAACTGATACTTTCAGGAGGCTCTACCTGCCCGGGCTAGCCTTAGGGCTACTGAATGGTGGATTCATAGCTAGAATAGTGAGGAACAGTCTGCTCGATAACCTCAGCCAAGAGTACATTCAGTACGCTAAAGCTAGAGGCTTAAGGAAGACTAGGGTGTGGATGCATGCATTAAAGAATGCATCAATCCCAGTAGTAACAGTTCTTGGAGCTTTATTCGGAGGATTGCTATCTGGAGCTATAGTAGCTGAAACAGTTTTCAATATACCTGGAATTGGAAGATACATCTACAATGCTATAACAAGACTTAACTTCCCCGCGATAATAGGTGGAACATTCCTAGTCGCCATAGTATACGTTACTATAAATCTAATCATAGACATAGTTTATGCAATCCTGGATCCGAGGATTAGGTACTAGGTGGTAGACCGTGGAGATAATCTATAAGCTGCTAGTTAAAGCTATAGATGGCTACGCATCCCTAAGGAATAAGCTGAGTAGAGGGTGGAGTGAGAGAAATAGCTCTAAGATACGTGAATGGAAGCTCATGGCTTACGCGTTAAGTAAGAGCAGGATAGGCGTACTAGGCGGTATACTCGTGTTCATTGAAGTAGTACTAGCTATTATAGGGCCATACCTAGCCTGGCAGCCATACTGGGTGTACCCAGTTATAGAGAACCCTGGATTAAAGCTACTACCACCATGTATACCACCCTGGTGTACTGGGCACCCGCTACTTGGAACTGATGAATGGGGAAGAGACCTGCTGTCCATGACGCTGGTTGGCATTAGGATATCATTCGTGATCTCAATAATGGTTGTAGTGCTAGGAGCCCCTCTAGGTATTCTACTCGGTTTAATAGCAGGGTACAAAGGCGGTGTTATTGATGAGATCATAATGAGGCTGACAGATATATTCATGGCTTTCCCAGCACTGGTGCTCGCAATAGCTTTCGCTGCAGTACTACCCAGCAGGTTCAGACTCTTCCTGGAATCAAACACTATTGCGAGAAACCTTATAGCAGGGCTACTCGGCTTAAGAGCCGAGGAATACCCTCAGATAGCCGCGCTCCTAGCATTATGGGTAGCAATGATCATAGTGTGGTGGCCAGGATACGCTAGAGTAGTTAGAGGGAGCGCGCTGAGTGCTAGAGAACACACCTACGTAGAGGCTGCTAAAGTCCTAGGTCTCTCAACGTGGCGGATACTCTTCAAGCATATGCTACCTAACATTATCTCGCCTATCATAGTCATGATGACATTTGATATAGCTACTGCAACACTCTTTGCTGCAACCCTCTCCTTCCTAGGCTTGGGTCCCCAGGAGCCTGTCCCGGAGCTAGGCTTCATGATATCTAAAGCAGGCAACTGGTTCCCTGAAAGCAGCTGGCATATAGTATTATTCCTAGGCTTAGTCCTCCTCTTCATAGCTTTAGGCTGGAACCTCCTCGGGGATGCATTAAGAGACGTGCTAGACCCTCGAACTAGGAGGGCAATAGAGTTTAGTGAGGGTGAGAGGAAGTGAGCTTGAATGAGAATATAGTTTTAAGTGTGAGAGGCCTAGAAGTCAAGTTCTACACTTACGCTGGGGTAGTACACGCTGTATCAGGTGTCTCATTCGATGTAGGTAAAGGCGAGATTGTTGCACTGGTAGGTGAAACTGGATGCGGTAAATCTGTGACTACAAGAGCTATCACTAAGCTAATAGACCCGCCTGGGAGAATAGAAGGAGGTGTAGCCTTATTCAGGAGGAGAGATGGACGTATCGTAGACCTCCTCAGCTTAAGTGACGAAGAAATACGAGATATTAGGGGTAATGAAATAGCATATATATTCCAGGATCCAACGTCAGCGTTAGACCCGCTATACACGATCGGCCACCACTTCTACGAGACTATGGCTGATCACAGTAGAGTGAGCAAGAAGACAGCGTTAGATCGAGCCATAAGCCTCCTCAGAGAGACACTAGTGCCGAGTCCTGAAGCAAGAGTGAAAAACTATCCTCACGAGTTATCCGGGGGAATGAGGCAGAGAGCCGTAATATCCATAGGCTTAAGCAATAACCCTGTCCTGCTTATAGCAGACGAGCCTACAACAAACCTGGATGTCACTATACAGGCTCAAATACTAGAGCTAATAAAGGAGCTTCAAGCCAGGCATGGAATGAGCGTTATACTCATAACACATAATCTAGGCGTAGTCGCTGAAGTAGCTCACAGAGTCTACGTTATGTATGCAGGTAAAATAGTTGAGGAGGCAACAGTAGAGGAGCTCTTCGAGGATCCCCAGCACCCCTACACCAGGCTGCTCCTAAAGACAGTCCCTGACCCAACAAGGAGGATTGAACGATTAGAATCTATTCCCGGCACGGTCCCAAGCCTCATAAACCCAGCACCTGGATGCAGATTTAGAGATAGATGCCCATTTGCCTTCGAGGAGTGCTCGAAGGAGCCTCCTCTAATCGAGGTGAGTAAAACACATAGAGTTTACTGCTGGCTTCACGCTAAGAGGTGATAGGCTGTGAGCCAAGTGCTCGTAGAAGCAGTCAACTTAAAAAAGTACTTTAAGGTTAGAGGGCTATTTTCAACAAAGCTTGTGAAAGCAGTCGACGATGTATCATTCAAGATATACCGGGGAGAGACCTTCGGGCTTGTAGGTGAGAGCGGTTGTGGTAAAACCACTCTCGGCAGGCTTCTACTACTGTTACACGAGCCGACAAGTGGGAGCATATTCTTCGAAGGTAAGGATATAGCTAGACTTAAGGGTAGAGAGCTCAAGGAGTTCCGTAGAAACGCTCAAATGGTCTTCCAGGACCCGCATACATCTCTTAACCCTAGGATGACCATAGCTGAGATACTCGAGGAGCCTGTAAGAGAGCATAATATCGAGGTAAAAGGAGGTATTGAGGACTTTCTAGCTGAACATATGAAGCTCGTAGGATTAAACCCTGAGCTACTCTACAGGTACCCTCACGAGTTGAGTGGAGGACAGAAGCAGAGGGTGGCTATCCTCAGGGCATTAATATTGAAACCGAAGTTCATGGTGCTAGATGAACCGACTTCAGCACTAGACGTATCAGTTCAAGCACAGGTCTTAGAGCTTCTACGAGACCTCCAGAGGAAGTTTAATTTAACATACCTGTTCATATCCCATGACATCTCAGTGGTAAAATACATGAGCAATAGGATAGGAGTAATGTATCTAGGCAAAATCGTGGAGATAGGGGATTCAGAGCAAGTATTCAATAACCCGCTACACCCATACACACAGATGCTCTTCTCAGCAATCCCCATACCCAACCCGAAGATTGCTAGAAGCAGAAAGAGGATTAAACTGGAAGGCGAGCCGCCTTCACCAATAAACCCGCCGGCTGGATGCCGCTTCCACCCAAGGTGCCCTCTAGCCAGGGATATCTGCAGGAGGGAGGAGCCACCACTAGTAGAAGTAGAACCAGGCCACTACGTTGCATGCTGGCTGTACCACCGTAAATAAAAGGTTCCTCTACCCTCATGCTCTAGGAGCACACCTAGCTCTGAGGGCCTATTCGAGAGCTTTTAATATTAACTTACTGTTAAAAGTAATAATGGTGGTCATGATGACATATAGAAATAAACTTAATGAAACACTAGCTGTACTAAACGAGCTGGTCCCCAGAGCACCCGAACTCCAGGAGTTCATTAAGTACTTGGAGGAGGCTGAAGCACCCAAGATACTTGACTCGAAGACAAAGGAGCTGATAAGTCTCGGAATAGCCATTGCTATTAGGTGCGAGCCGTGCATAATATGGCATACTAATGCAGCAGTAAAAGCCGGTGCATCACTAGAAGAGATACTCGATGTAATCAAGGTTGCTGTATGCATGGGTGGCGGTCCAGCCTTAATGTACGGCTTGAAAGCATATGAGGCTGCAAAGGAATTCACCGGCGTGAAGAAGTAACACAACATTAATCTCTCAACCCGCGTCGAGTTAACACAGCGTCTCTTTTCCAGAACTCCTACTTTTCTTTTCAACAGGGTTTTTAACACTATGCTGGTTCAACGGGATTCCTGGTTATTACTACACTAACATGTTCCTCGATCCATGCACAAGTCTAATAAATCCTCACAACTATACTGATTCAACTAGTGGTGTTAAATTTATGGGAGCATACATTGTCACAGGTGGAGCAGGCTTCATCGGCAGCCACTTAATCGACTACTTTGCAAGCGAATCAAGCGGTAGAGACTTAATAGTAGTAGATAACTTATCCTCTGGAAGCATCAGGAATATTGAACAGCACTTAAGGAGCGGTATTGTTAAACTAGTGGAAGCCGACTTAACAGTATTCGATGAAAAATGGATTAAATGGTTTAAGGATGGTGAGATAGTCTTCCATTATGCTGCTAACCCTGAGGTACGGGTTTCAAGTATTGAGCCGAGAATACACTTCGACAATAATGTTGTTGCAACCTTCAATGTGCTTGAAGCCATGAGGATACATGACGTGGATAGAATAGTCTTCGCTAGCAGCTCCACAGTATACGGTGAGCCAGCGGTAATACCAACGCCAGAAGACTACTATCCTTTAAAGCCTATATCAGTCTACGGGGCTTCAAAACTAGCATCAGAAGTGCTTATCCAATCCTACTGTAGTCTCTACGGCTTTAAAGCCCTGGTATTAAGATACGCTAATATAATTGGCGCTAGAAGCAGCCACGGTGTAATAGTAGACTTCATAAGCAAGCTTAAAGCTAACCCCTCAGTACTCGAGATACTTGGCGATGGATCACAGAGGAAGAGCTACCTCCATGTCAGCGATGCCGTAGAAGCCACAGTACACTTAGTTAAACATGCCGCTTGGACTCCCGGCAGTTTTGAAGTATACAATGTAGGCAATAATGACTGGATTACTGTCACTGAGATAGCAGATATAGTTGTAGAAGAAATGGGCTTAAAGAACGTTCAATACGTGTTCAAAAAGGTGACACCTGACGGACGAGGATGGCCGGGCGACGTGAAGCTAATGCTGCTTGACATAAGGAAACTAGAGTCATCCGGCTGGAAGCCCACGCTATCCTCGCGTCAAGCTGTAAGGAGAACTGTAAGAGAGCTTCTAGGTAAGGATTAATAGGATACGACCTTCTAGCCTGCGAGAACCCGTAGAGCAATTGAAGTAAAGAAGTAGCCGAGAAAGTCTGCGACAGTCGTCATCACAGGGAACACGAGGTTATCTGGATCCCAGCCGTGCCTGAAGGATTCGAGAGTAAGGTAGAATGTAATTAAAGATGAGAGAACATATACTGCTAGGAAGACCAGGGAGACTGTCATCAGGGATAAGGCTAGGTTACCCACCACTCCTAGAGTTGCGATCACAGTGAAAGCCGTGAGAGTTGATACGTAAACTCCGAGAGCCTCTATAAACGCCTGCCTCGAGTATAAGGCTAGCTCAGCGCGTCCTTCTACATGTAGTCTCACATTAAGCGTGTTACCAAGATGCCCCATAGACGCCCCGATCAAGGCGTTTAATGCTGGTAGAGTACCCAGTATCTCAGGGTATCTAGCGAGATCCCCTAGGCTTAAAGCGGCAATAAACACTCCTAGGCTACTTCCCGTTGAAGCAATAATTGAAGAAATATAATCAGATAGTAGTATGAGGCTGCTCTAAGTGCTAGTACAGCCACGAGAAGTACTAGTTTAAGAATCATGGGGAAGGAATGGTGGATCTGGGATACTAATATTAGCGTTAGAGGTGTTAGTGCATCACCCACCCCTGTAACAACTAGTGCTACAAAACCTGAGGGATCCACACCCTTCCTGTATAAGGCTATTATAGATGCTGTTGTAGCAGGAGTTAGAATAGCGAAGACTATGAGTGTCGAAGCCATAACAACGAAGAATAACGAGAATATATCAATAGAGGTAAGGCTTGAAAAGACAGAATTGCAGAGAACACTGATAGCCATAGAGATGCCATAACAGATACAGTGAAGCCTATGAGAGCGTTAACCAAGCTGAATCTACCAGAGAAACTCGCTTCGGCTTTACCTAGATGTAAGCCTGTAGCCCAGCGCCCCATAGATATCCCCGCGTAAATCCATTAACCCTGGTAGCACCACCATGAAGATGCTGAATGCAACTAGCATGTCGACGTTTAGATTTAATGTTAAGCCAGCCCATACCTCGATTAATGCTAGAGTAATGAGCGGTGTGAAGACGCCTGTAATCTCCTTGATATTTTTCTTTGCAATACTAGTCCACCTCTAGTTTTAACTCTGCTCTACCACACGTTTTTAAGAGGCTTGATAATATATTAAATTCAGCGTTGAGGAGTCTGTGGTGTCTAGGAACATCTCACCTGATCAACACAGGCGTCTTCACAGGAAGATTTCAAGAATAGAGTATAAGCCCACACCAATATCCGATCTACTAAGGAGTATATGGAAGCTCAGTGATATAGGCCTTGATCTAGCCTTCTACGCCTACTTCTCGAAGGATATTTAAGCAGCTAAACAAGTCATTGAAATAGACGATGTGATAAGCGGGAATCTCGCTCAGTTTATAATGCACACCAAGTCTAGCATACGGGAGGAGTAGAGAGGCTGCTGAAGCTCACCTTCTAGCCTTCTATTATGGTTCATCAATTGATGCGATAGTTGACAGCATTAAAGACATAGTTTACACGCTGCTCGTCGGGTATACTCCACGTGTATCATACGAAGAAGTAATCCCGTTAACTGACGGTGAGATAGTAGCTAAGCTAACCATCATGGAATCGATCAGGGTGGAAGATTTCGTGGAATCCTACCCAGTAGACATCTTGCTGAGCGTGCACTCAGGTAAATGGATTCTAGCCCCGCAGCCAGAACTAACACTTCCCAAAGGATCAGTAATATATGTGAGAGGATATAGAGAGAACGTGACTAGAATGCTCAGCGAGCTCGGTATAACCCTTCCAGAGAAACGAATGGAGGAATGGCTTGACCCGGTGCTAAAAGCTATTATCGAGTTAAAAGATTATACTAGGTTAATGATAGACCTAGCACACTACACTCTACTAGAACCTGAGCCAGGCGTAATAGATGAAGTCGAGGATCTAGAGGTATACGTTGACTGGAGGCAGCTGGACGCACTAGACAAGCTTAAAGAAGCGAGTGGTAGAATAGACCCTGATACATTCATAGGGCTTTCAATTCTCTTCAAGGAGTTCGAGGACATAGCTGACGCATCAAACACTATAAGCCATATACCAAGCCTTCTCAGAGAGATGCCCGAAGAATACAAAGACATCTTCAGTAAGGTTTTCGAGTCAATCGGCGAGAGAGTTCGCACTCTCACTATACATAGAGGCGAGAGCCTCGATAAAATAGCTGCATGGCTTAGAAAGTATGGGGGTACAGTTCTAGCAGTAAAAATAGGGGACACATGGCTTGCATATCCTCTCGCCAAGAACCCTGAGCTAAAACCAGGCGATAAACTGGTTATAACATATCCTGTAGAATTCGATGAAGAGGTTTCATCACTACTGAAGACTATATAGAAAACAAGCAATACTCTTCCGATGTAAGACATACGGGTAAACAGAACGTGATATCCTGGCTTGCAATAATGCAGTTATCGTACTGCAAACCCCCTTCACGGGTTTGCTTAACTTAAAATATCTCTAGCATTACTTCCTCAAAAGCATTTATATATACCCGTATACTAATAGTAGTGCCAGTATTAACACTATAATGTAGAGATATATATCTCTCCACCTGAATACTGTGAGCTGAGCTAGAGGTCTAATAGGATACTGTAGTAGTGCTTCAAGCCTGCTTCTAGCTGTTAATGCCGAGTGATATATTAGTGGTGTCACGAGAACTCCAGGGGTCTTCTTACCGTACTTAAGGCTTACAGCAGTATGCGCTTCACTAAAGTATACTAGCATTAATGGCACCTGGGATAGCGTTAGAGCTAATACTACTGCATACTCGTGGAGGCCGAGCTTAGCTAGAATTCCCAGCCACTCCCTAATAGTGATAAGCTGGAAGAAGAGTGTAAAGGCTAAGAAGAACGCGATCATCCTTATACTACCCACAATGATTTCCACAGCTGAGGGGGCCGGCGTCCCTACTAGCGATGAAAGCATAAACAATAATACTCCAAGCATTACGAATACAAGCATAAGTTTCAAGCCTGAAAAAACAACCCTGTAGCCTTTATGGACTGATAGAAAGATAAGCTCTACGAGCAAGACGACTACAGGGTAAGTAGTGTAGACTAGTGGATTCCCCACGTTTCTCGAGAGTACTAGTAGAATTATAATGCTTGAACTGTAGAGTATCTTACCTAGAGTACTGAAACCTAAGTCTCTTCTAGATGTTAGGAACATGTAGGCTAGATCCCTAATCATAGTTATCCACCTAGTAGCACTGCAGCTATCTCAGCGTACTTTTCCATCGGTGAATCATTGAAAGCATACACTTGTAGAGATCCATCCTCAAGCCTGTAGATCCTTGAGGACCTCGGGTATCCAAGCATGCATCCACTACTCACAGCTACAATAACAGTTTTTCCTACTCCCTCGAGGTTCCTAGCTAACTCGAGTCTATCAATATATGTTTGACCCGAGAAGGGTTCATCCAGTAATATTAAATCTACGTCTCTTCTAATACTAGCTAAACCAACTGCAAGCTTAACCATTTCACCATAGGATAGATTGAAAGCTGGCTTATCGAGATCCACGCCGAGGGCTCCAGCAATCTTCTCACCTCTCTTAATACATTCAACTTTATCTTGCTGGGATCTACATGAGACCTCTATCTCCTTACGGATAGATTCCTCCGTGTAGAAGAGTGAGATATTCTGGGGGACATATACTGCTCTACCACTCCTCCAAACTCTTCCTCGGGTAGGCTTGAGGTAGCCGGCCAGTATCCTTAGTAGGGTTGTCTTACCCGACCCATTGTCCCCGTATATATACACGTATTCACCACTGTGAACAGTAAGGTCTACACCCTTCAGAATAACTGTATTATTCACCTTTAACCATAAGTTCTCAGCCTTTAAGACAACGGGCCTACTAGTATTATGTTCTCGTCTTACTTCTATACTGCTACCCAGATTCTCTCTAGAACGCTTAATGGTGATCTGT includes:
- a CDS encoding ABC transporter permease, producing MGLGRFLVRRVFTFIPTVIGVLFITYIIAYAIPADPVRAWIGEKNMNPEALEQIRVKYRFDAPWYEQFAFLVGSLLSGNLEDPVLHRNVFDELFYRFPITVEVAIVGFLFTVIIGIPLGFIAALKKDTWVDFLVRVFALVGSSLPAFVLYYFLILFLFTYLHTTVLAGIPFPSKACMSTLSALPGRIPVLGHLVSAIGSVPMFGAAMCGEWSVVTDTFRRLYLPGLALGLLNGGFIARIVRNSLLDNLSQEYIQYAKARGLRKTRVWMHALKNASIPVVTVLGALFGGLLSGAIVAETVFNIPGIGRYIYNAITRLNFPAIIGGTFLVAIVYVTINLIIDIVYAILDPRIRY
- a CDS encoding ABC transporter permease; protein product: MEIIYKLLVKAIDGYASLRNKLSRGWSERNSSKIREWKLMAYALSKSRIGVLGGILVFIEVVLAIIGPYLAWQPYWVYPVIENPGLKLLPPCIPPWCTGHPLLGTDEWGRDLLSMTLVGIRISFVISIMVVVLGAPLGILLGLIAGYKGGVIDEIIMRLTDIFMAFPALVLAIAFAAVLPSRFRLFLESNTIARNLIAGLLGLRAEEYPQIAALLALWVAMIIVWWPGYARVVRGSALSAREHTYVEAAKVLGLSTWRILFKHMLPNIISPIIVMMTFDIATATLFAATLSFLGLGPQEPVPELGFMISKAGNWFPESSWHIVLFLGLVLLFIALGWNLLGDALRDVLDPRTRRAIEFSEGERK
- a CDS encoding ABC transporter ATP-binding protein, translating into MSLNENIVLSVRGLEVKFYTYAGVVHAVSGVSFDVGKGEIVALVGETGCGKSVTTRAITKLIDPPGRIEGGVALFRRRDGRIVDLLSLSDEEIRDIRGNEIAYIFQDPTSALDPLYTIGHHFYETMADHSRVSKKTALDRAISLLRETLVPSPEARVKNYPHELSGGMRQRAVISIGLSNNPVLLIADEPTTNLDVTIQAQILELIKELQARHGMSVILITHNLGVVAEVAHRVYVMYAGKIVEEATVEELFEDPQHPYTRLLLKTVPDPTRRIERLESIPGTVPSLINPAPGCRFRDRCPFAFEECSKEPPLIEVSKTHRVYCWLHAKR
- a CDS encoding ABC transporter ATP-binding protein — its product is MSQVLVEAVNLKKYFKVRGLFSTKLVKAVDDVSFKIYRGETFGLVGESGCGKTTLGRLLLLLHEPTSGSIFFEGKDIARLKGRELKEFRRNAQMVFQDPHTSLNPRMTIAEILEEPVREHNIEVKGGIEDFLAEHMKLVGLNPELLYRYPHELSGGQKQRVAILRALILKPKFMVLDEPTSALDVSVQAQVLELLRDLQRKFNLTYLFISHDISVVKYMSNRIGVMYLGKIVEIGDSEQVFNNPLHPYTQMLFSAIPIPNPKIARSRKRIKLEGEPPSPINPPAGCRFHPRCPLARDICRREEPPLVEVEPGHYVACWLYHRK
- a CDS encoding carboxymuconolactone decarboxylase family protein, which codes for MVVMMTYRNKLNETLAVLNELVPRAPELQEFIKYLEEAEAPKILDSKTKELISLGIAIAIRCEPCIIWHTNAAVKAGASLEEILDVIKVAVCMGGGPALMYGLKAYEAAKEFTGVKK
- a CDS encoding NAD-dependent epimerase/dehydratase family protein encodes the protein MGAYIVTGGAGFIGSHLIDYFASESSGRDLIVVDNLSSGSIRNIEQHLRSGIVKLVEADLTVFDEKWIKWFKDGEIVFHYAANPEVRVSSIEPRIHFDNNVVATFNVLEAMRIHDVDRIVFASSSTVYGEPAVIPTPEDYYPLKPISVYGASKLASEVLIQSYCSLYGFKALVLRYANIIGARSSHGVIVDFISKLKANPSVLEILGDGSQRKSYLHVSDAVEATVHLVKHAAWTPGSFEVYNVGNNDWITVTEIADIVVEEMGLKNVQYVFKKVTPDGRGWPGDVKLMLLDIRKLESSGWKPTLSSRQAVRRTVRELLGKD
- a CDS encoding magnesium transporter yields the protein MFIAALSLGDLARYPEILGTLPALNALIGASMGHLGNTLNVRLHVEGRAELALYSRQAFIEALGVYVSTLTAFTVIATLGVVGNLALSLMTVSLVFLAVYVLSSLITFYLTLESFRHGWDPDNLVFPVMTTVADFLGYFFTSIALRVLAG
- a CDS encoding ATP-binding cassette domain-containing protein, which gives rise to MTRSNCAVSFEGVWFRYPRGDWVLRDVNLCVEKGESVLITGASGSGKTTISRILNGSATRIYQGELKGRVLVEGVDVESTAPWILSRIIGVIGQNPYFYFIDPYLREDLESYARSLYGDNEVASRVFWKAVESTSIAGLLEKYFFELSGGEARRALVAKSMIAEPKVIVFDEPLMWLDDKGVNEFLKLVEVFRYAGKTLVFMEHRFMPLLNYIDRILVLRNGRLNDETVRLHQVKRQITIKRSRENLGSSIEVRREHNTSRPVVLKAENLWLKVNNTVILKGVDLTVHSGEYVYIYGDNGSGKTTLLRILAGYLKPTRGRVWRSGRAVYVPQNISLFYTEESIRKEIEVSCRSQQDKVECIKRGEKIAGALGVDLDKPAFNLSYGEMVKLAVGLASIRRDVDLILLDEPFSGQTYIDRLELARNLEGVGKTVIVAVSSGCMLGYPRSSRIYRLEDGSLQVYAFNDSPMEKYAEIAAVLLGG